A region of Labeo rohita strain BAU-BD-2019 chromosome 2, IGBB_LRoh.1.0, whole genome shotgun sequence DNA encodes the following proteins:
- the plppr3a gene encoding phospholipid phosphatase-related protein type 3a, protein MNFQHQRERDFTRPNPKMMSPKDKPKKKPPKDSMTLLPCFYFVELPIVASSMISLYFLELTDILQPAKVGFRCHDRTLSMPYVETGDELIPLLMLLSLAFAGPAASIMLGEALMYCMQSKLKIHSGSEGSINAGGCNFNSFLRRTVRFVGVHVFGLCATALVTDVIQLATGYHAPFFLTVCKPNYTLPGVACDKNPYITQDICSGRDQYAILSARKTFPSQHATLSGFAAVYISMYFNATISDSTKLLKPVLVFAFAIAAALASLTQITQYRSHPIDVYVGFVIGAGIAVYLALYAVGNFRSNEESSPKPLKQPPPPQKDPLRELTQRGHDSVYQKAHASESNDELSAPAHVAGLNRKVRREKASMGSLKRASADVELLAPRSPMGKETMVTFSNTLPRANTNAMEEPAQRHMTFHVPMDSQRSKQLVSEWKQKSMEMRSLSLRDEEEEEEAIAEGIDGVEGEASEDLGMPSSLYPTVQANRGATTTAGGARAMMPQRPGAPQLVHIPEEATRPPPVSPKSATTRAKWLSMTEKGGPVPAATPEPPRLPNQPRVMQVIAMSKQHGPGSITTPKSSETASSCATSSTGSESPYYRIPSEQDRSSIVTVDAHAPHHPVVRLSSGNGNTWDWRSTSNGGTEVHETSRTLPRQECIRDYRPMKTDSLCSSTSDPDPGILPPPPHPDLLLDSSLSRDSSLHRKSSISAKDWEPGQPHPEPDHFFKNLQTNRPFKD, encoded by the exons ATGAATTTCCAACATCAACGAGAAAGAG ATTTTACTCGGCCAAACCCCAAAATGATGTCTCCGAAAGACAAGCCGAAGAAAAAGCCTCCCAAAGACAGCATGACACTCCTGCCATGTTTCTACTTTGTGGAG CTGCCAATAGTGGCATCCTCCATGATCTCTCTTTACTTCTTGGAGCTGACAGACATATTACAGCCAGCCAAAGTTGGGTTCCGTTGCCATGACCGCACACTGAGCATGCCCTATGTGGAAACGGGAGACGAGCTCATCCCTCTGCTCATGCTGCTCAGCCTGGCCTTTGCTGGCCCTGCAGCGTCT ATCATGCTGGGTGAAGCCTTGATGTACTGTATGCAGTCTAAACTGAAGATTCACTCTGGTTCAGAAGGGAGTATAAACGCAGGAGGATGCAACTTCAACTCCTTCTTACGCAGAACAGTGCGCTTTGTGG GTGTTCATGTGTTCGGGCTGTGCGCCACTGCATTGGTGACTGACGTTATCCAGCTGGCCACTGGCTATCATGCTCCCTTCTTCCTAACCGTATGCAAACCCAACTACACGCTGCCGGGCGTGGCCTGCGATAAAAACCCCTACATAACCCAGGACATCTGCTCAGGCCGGGACCAGTATGCCATCCTGTCAGCAAG GAAAACTTTCCCCTCCCAACACGCCACTCTGTCTGGCTTCGCCGCCGTCTACATCTCG ATGTACTTCAATGCCACCATATCGGACAGCACCAAGCTTTTGAAGCCTGTGCTGGTGTTTGCGTTCGCCATAGCAGCAGCCCTGGCAAGCTTGACCCAAATCACCCAGTATCGGAGCCACCCGATTGACGTCTACGTGGGCTTTGTTATTGGAGCTGGCATTGCTGTTTATCTA GCACTATATGCAGTGGGGAACTTCAGGTCCAATGAAGAGTCCTCCCCCAAGCCACTGAAGCAGCCACCTCCTCCACAAAAAGATCCTCTGAGAGAACTAACACAGCGAGGCCACGACTCGGTGTACCAAAAGGCCCATGCTTCTGAGAGCAACGATGAGTTATCGGCCCCGGCACATGTTGCTGGCCTGAACCGCAAGGTGCGTCGAGAGAAGGCTTCAATGGGCAGCCTGAAGAGAGCTAGTGCAGATGTCGAACTCCTGGCTCCTCGCAGCCCAATGGGGAAGGAGACCATGGTGACCTTCAGTAACACACTGCCCCGTGCTAACACCAATGCTATGGAGGAGCCTGCTCAGCGTCACATGACCTTCCACGTGCCAATGGATTCTCAGCGGTCGAAACAACTGGTGTCCGAATGGAAGCAGAAATCAATGGAAATGCGCAGTCTTAGCTTGAGAGacgaggaagaggaggaagaagcAATTGCAGAAGGAATTGACGGAGTGGAGGGAGAAGCTTCAGAGGATTTGGGCATGCCGTCCTCTCTTTATCCTACCGTGCAAGCTAACCGAGgagcaacaacaacagcaggaGGTGCCAGGGCGATGATGCCTCAGAGGCCTGGCGCCCCGCAATTAGTTCATATCCCAGAGGAAGCCACCAGACCACCACCGGTGTCTCCTAAAAGCGCCACCACACGGGCTAAATGGCTGTCCATGACGGAGAAAGGAGGTCCGGTACCTGCTGCCACGCCAGAACCTCCACGATTACCCAACCAGCCACGAGTTATGCAGGTTATTGCCATGTCTAAGCAACACGGTCCGGGTAGCATCACCACACCAAAGTCCTCCGAGACCGCCTCATCCTGTGCCACCTCCAGCACTGGCTCAGAGTCTCCGTACTACCGCATCCCATCAGAGCAAGACAGAAGCAGCATTGTCACAGTAGACGCTCATGCTCCACATCACCCAGTGGTCCGTCTTTCTTCAGGCAACGGGAACACTTGGGATTGGAGGAGCACCTCCAATGGCGGCACTGAGGTCCACGAGACCAGCCGGACACTGCCCAGGCAGGAATGCATCCGTGATTATCGTCCTATGAAAACAGATTCCCTCTGCTCCTCAACCAGTGATCCTGATCCAGGGATCCTGCCTCCGCCACCTCATCCTGACCTGCTCCTTGACAGCAGTCTCAGTCGAGATTCTTCGCTTCATCGTAAGTCCTCAATCTCAGCTAAAGACTGGGAGCCTGGGCAGCCTCACCCAGAGCCGGACCACTTCTTTAAGAACTTGCAAACAAACAGACCTTTTAAAGACTGA